TTCTCCCTCCTCTATTGGTTAAGCATAGCCTAAGTTATTTTAAAAGTCAAGGGGCGCAGACGATGAAGGTACGTCGTTTCGACGTACCTTCATCGATGGATTTACTGTTCCTCTGTTTTTTCCTCCACGATCGGGTCAATATGGATTGTGACATCACAGTGGCACTGGCTTTTAAGCTCGTCCTCAATACTGGTAATAATCTCGTGGGCGGTGACCATGTCCAGCTGACTGGACATTTCCACATGCAGGGAGACATCGGCGTGTGCCGGGCCATAGTCGTGAATGAGCAGCTCATGCATTCCCTTTATCTCTGGATGGGACATGACGATGCGGTGAATTTTCTCCACAAAGCCCTCATCGGGAGGAGCGCCAATCAGAGGCTGAACCGAGTCCTTTGCAGATTTAATACCTGTTATCAGGATAAAGGCCGCCACAATTACACCCATATAGCCGTCCAGATCATAGCCTGTAAAATAATTGATGGCCATACCGATCAGTACCACCAGCGTGGCCAGGCTGTCGCTGATACTGTCCAGGGCTGTGGCCTCCATGGCTGAGGAATTGATCCTCCGGCCCAGCTTCCGGTTAAACAAAAACATCCAGAGCTTCACTAAAATCGAAGCGATCAAAATGACAAAAACCACAAGGCTTACCGAGGTCTCCGCCGGGTTTAAAATCCGTTCTGCGGACGATTTAAGCAGCTCAACCCCCATAAGAATAATGGCAACGGATATAAACAGCGCGCTGAGGTACTCGATGCGTCCATGGCCGTAGGGGTGCCCGTGGTCAGCAGGTTTTCCCGCCATTTTAAAGCCCAGCAGCGTGATGATGGAGGAGCCGGCATCCGACAGGTTGTTGACCGCATCGGCCACAATAGAGATGGCGCCTGTCACAAAGCCCAGCAAAAGCTTTCCTAAAAACAGCAGCAGATTGCAGGCAATGCCTACACCGCCGCTTAATACACCGTAGGCCTGTCGGACATCCGGGTCTCCGGTTTTATCGCCCTCTTTAATAAACAGGCGTACCAGTAAACGGGTCATTAATTACTTCCTTTCTCAGTTAAAAAAGAGCTG
The DNA window shown above is from Eubacterium limosum and carries:
- a CDS encoding cation diffusion facilitator family transporter, with the translated sequence MTRLLVRLFIKEGDKTGDPDVRQAYGVLSGGVGIACNLLLFLGKLLLGFVTGAISIVADAVNNLSDAGSSIITLLGFKMAGKPADHGHPYGHGRIEYLSALFISVAIILMGVELLKSSAERILNPAETSVSLVVFVILIASILVKLWMFLFNRKLGRRINSSAMEATALDSISDSLATLVVLIGMAINYFTGYDLDGYMGVIVAAFILITGIKSAKDSVQPLIGAPPDEGFVEKIHRIVMSHPEIKGMHELLIHDYGPAHADVSLHVEMSSQLDMVTAHEIITSIEDELKSQCHCDVTIHIDPIVEEKTEEQ